Proteins encoded together in one Saccopteryx leptura isolate mSacLep1 chromosome 7, mSacLep1_pri_phased_curated, whole genome shotgun sequence window:
- the LRRFIP1 gene encoding leucine-rich repeat flightless-interacting protein 1 isoform X8 — MDMGTQGAGRKRLPNRERLTAEDEALNQIAREAEARLAAKRAARAEAREIRMRELERQQKEIYQVQKKYYGLDTKWGDIEQWMASDEDERMSVGSRGSLRTNGYDGELYGSQSLNRRAGRNSSYSGDSRSSTLSSSREEKLPSCLYSAAGPTGSYRVSVFDDSSLAGARRGSAYLSHAPSEHSSHLNSSSRASSRASSARASPVVEERPEKDFTEKGSRNLPGLSAATLASLGGTSSRRGSGDTSISIDTEASIREIKELNEIKDQIQDVEGKYMQGLRELKDSLAEVEEKYKKAMVSNAQLDNEKTNYMYQVDTLKDTLLELEEQLAESRRQYEEKSKDFEREKHAHGLLRFQFAEVRAALQQREEMLEEIRQLQQKQASCIREISDLQETIEWKDKKIGALERQKEFFDSIRSERDDLREEVVMLKEELKKHGIILNSEIATNGEMSDTLNNVGHQGPTKMTKEELNALKTTGDGTLGKAITQVEVKKEVVENVREREILQNTEQEPRKEDPVKDCADTEVSPPGENAEDQRASEDSAPSLATLASATKEEHVQSQGLASTASLEQTEQVGSSEGVSAPDASTGASLEQSKCFRELSRGTPGPVTGPGSGNALEIQNQSEGSVENQEQEKQGFKTSLGEVSTRPHQESAPLQTPDVEAVSGSPGAVVAAGLNGFGEQEGTVASSPPRDSDDTVSHDKCVADVPKELDPSTGRGFEKELTSQEAAEPGEVPVQSTEVGEEDDEEEEEGRGLRKEKPAQTEVGPGPSSPAAENSAQEATGLAAADAEGEPLEVPEPPEEKADQHGEGPASPQKKTKTKKKKNKKKKSPAPTEALKDVKKELTVQSSDPGGVEEEGQVKFTDDTSSGGGAQKEGTGTPDRSAVVGSSGSPGSPEDPPVGRGGEVQEEGEVNSEAGKGVADGEPAPSEGDTARASGSSAHADGVEEGVAQDDADDAQGTSAAAPSAPPETEDVSVSAPLPNASPSGDTHAAPQTEGPGSRATSEDPSPGARKAVESGSLEHDALAPAGALGDAHAESQGEKGGGGDKDKSKEDCTLS, encoded by the exons ACAAATGGTTACGATGGAGAACTGTATGGATCACAGTCCCTGAACAGAAGAGCTGGCAGG AATTCCAGCTACAGCGGTGACAGCAGATCATCCACTTTGTCATCGTCCAGAGAGGAGAAGCTG CCCTCCTGTCTGTACAGCGCTGCCGGGCCCACGGGGAGTTACCGG GTGTCTGTGTTTGATGACAGCAGCCTCGCTGGGGCCCGGCGGGGGAGTGCCTACCTTTCCCACGCT CCCTCGGAGCACAGCAGCCACCTCAACTCCAGCTCCCGCGCCTCTTCCAGAGCCAGCTCGGCGCGGGCCAGCCCAGTG GTTGAGGAGAGACCGGAAAAGGACTTCACAGAGAAG GGGTCCCGTAACCTGCCCGGCCTGTCTGCAGCCACCCTGGCCTCGCTGGGCGGCACCTCCTCTCGGAGGGGAAGCGGGGACACCTCCATCTCCATCGACACCGAGGCTTCGATTAGGGAGATCAAG GAACTCAATGAGATAAAGGACCAGATTCAGGATGTGGAAGGCAAATACATGCAGGGGCTGAGAGAGCTGAAG GACTCCCTAGCGGAAGTCGAGGAGAAGTACAAGAAGGCCATGGTCTCCAACGCCCAGCTAGACAATGAAAAGACGAACTACATGTACCAGGTCGACACCCTGAAGGACACGTTGTTGGAGCTGGAGGAGCAGCTGGCTGAATCCCGGCGGCAGTACGAGGAGAAGAGCAAG GATTTTGAGCGGGAGAAGCACGCCCACGGCTTGCTGCGGTTCCAGTTTGCCGAGGTCAGAGCCGCCCTGCAGCAGAGGGAGGAGATGCTGGAG GAAATCCGACAGCTGCAGCAGAAACAGGCGAGTTGTATCAGGGAGATTTCTGACCTTCAGGAGACCATAGAGTGGAAAGACAAAAAGATAGGG GCCCTAGAGAGGCAGAAGGAGTTCTTTGACTCCATCAGGAGCGAGCGGGATGACCTTAGAGAAGAAGTGGTCATGCTGAAAGAGGAGTTAAAG AAACACGGGATAATCCTCAATTCAGAAATAGCTACCAACGGCGAGATGTCAGACACCCTCAATAATGTCGGACACCAAGGTCCCACCAAGATGACGAAGGAAGAATTGAACGCTCTCAAGACAACCGGGGATGGGACCCTCG GAAAAGCCATCACTCAAGTGGAGGTGAAAAAGGAAGTGGTGGAGAAtgtgagggaaagagaaatcTTGCAGAACACTGAGCAGGAACCGCGCAAAGAGGACCCCGTAAAGGACTGTGCGGACACAGAGGTCTCGCCCCCGGGTGAAAATGCCGAGGACCAGAGAGCCTCTGAAGACAGCGCCCCCTCCCTAGCAACACTAGCCAGTGCGACGAAGGAGGAACACGTCCAGAGCCAGGGTCTGGCGAGCACGGCCTCCCTTGAGCAGACAGAGCAGGTTGGGTCCAGTGAGGGCGTCAGCGCCCCAGACGCTAGCACCGGGGCTTCCCTAGAGCAGTCCAAATGTTTCAGGGAACTAAGTAGGGGGACCCCGGGTCCTGTGACTGGGCCAGGCAGCGGGAATGCCTTGGAgatccagaaccaaagtgaaggATCTGTAGAAAACCAGGAACAAGAAAAGCAGGGTTTTAAAACCAGTCTGGGTGAGGTGAGCACAAGACCCCATCAGGAATCTGCTCCTTTGCAAACACCCGACGTGGAAGCGGTGAGCGGCTCCCCGGGCGCGGTGGTGGCGGCAGGGTTAAATGGCTTCGGGGAGCAAGAGGGTACAGTGGCCTCAAGTCCTCCAAGGGACAGCGATGACACAGTCAGTCATGATAAATGTGTGGCCGATGTCCCCAAAGAGTTGGACCCGAGTACGGGACGTGGTTTCGAGAAGGAGCTCACCAGCCAGGAGGCGGCCGAGCCCGGGGAGGTCCCGGTCCAGAGCACAGAAGTAGGGGAGGAGGacgatgaggaggaagaggaggggcggGGACTCAGGAAGGAGAAACCAGCCCAGACGGAAGTCGGGCCCGGTCCCTCTTCCCCGGCAGCCGAAAACAGTGCTCAGGAAGCCACAGGTCTGGCGGCGGCAGATGCCGAGGGCGAACCCCTAGAGGTACCAGAACCCCCTGAAGAAAAGGCCGACCAGCATGGAGAGGGACCGGCGTCCCCCCAGAAGAAGACAAAaaccaagaagaagaaaaacaagaagaagaagtcaCCCGCCCCCACAGAAGCCCTGAAGGACGTCAAGAAGGAGTTAACGGTTCAGAGCTCAGATCCAGGTGGTGTTGAGGAGGAAGGGCAGGTGAAATTCACCGACGACACATCGTCCGGCGGAGGGGCGCAAAAGGAGGGCACGGGAACTCCAGACCGGAGCGCGGTGGTGGGAAGCAGCGGCAGCCCCGGCTCTCCAGAAGACCCTCccgtggggcggggcggggaagTCCAAGAAGAGGGCGAGGTGAACAGCGAGGCGGGGAAAGGAGTAGCTGATGGCGAGCCGGCGCCGTCAGAGGGCGACACGGCTCGGGCATCGGGCAGCAGCGCCCATGCTGACGGAGTGGAGGAAGGAGTCGCACAAGACGATGCCGACGATGCCCAAGGCACCAGCGCCGCTGCGCCAAGCGCTCCTCCTGAGACTGAAGACGTGTCCGTCAGCGCCCCGCTCCCAAACGCAAGTCCCTCCGGGGACACCCACGCTGCCCCTCAGACAGAAGGTCCAGGGAGCCGTGCGACGTCGGAAGATCCAAGTCCGGGAGCCAGGAAGGCTGTCGAGAGCGGCAGTCTAGAACACGATGCCTTGGCACCCGCCGGGGCGCTGGGGGACGCCCATGCTGAGAgccaaggagagaaggggggcggCGGTGACAAGGACAAAAGCAAAGAGGACTGCACCCTGTCGTAG
- the LRRFIP1 gene encoding leucine-rich repeat flightless-interacting protein 1 isoform X23 — protein sequence MTNPAATQNKEIDCLSPEAQKLAEARLAAKRAARAEAREIRMRELERQQKETNGYDGELYGSQSLNRRAGRNSSYSGDSRSSTLSSSREEKLPSCLYSAAGPTGSYRVSVFDDSSLAGARRGSAYLSHAPSEHSSHLNSSSRASSRASSARASPVVEERPEKDFTEKGSRNLPGLSAATLASLGGTSSRRGSGDTSISIDTEASIREIKELNEIKDQIQDVEGKYMQGLRELKDSLAEVEEKYKKAMVSNAQLDNEKTNYMYQVDTLKDTLLELEEQLAESRRQYEEKSKDFEREKHAHGLLRFQFAEVRAALQQREEMLEEIRQLQQKQASCIREISDLQETIEWKDKKIGALERQKEFFDSIRSERDDLREEVVMLKEELKKHGIILNSEIATNGEMSDTLNNVGHQGPTKMTKEELNALKTTGDGTLGKAITQVEVKKEVVENVREREILQNTEQEPRKEDPVKDCADTEVSPPGENAEDQRASEDSAPSLATLASATKEEHVQSQGLASTASLEQTEQVGSSEGVSAPDASTGASLEQSKCFRELSRGTPGPVTGPGSGNALEIQNQSEGSVENQEQEKQGFKTSLGEVSTRPHQESAPLQTPDVEAVSGSPGAVVAAGLNGFGEQEGTVASSPPRDSDDTVSHDKCVADVPKELDPSTGRGFEKELTSQEAAEPGEVPVQSTEVGEEDDEEEEEGRGLRKEKPAQTEVGPGPSSPAAENSAQEATGLAAADAEGEPLEVPEPPEEKADQHGEGPASPQKKTKTKKKKNKKKKSPAPTEALKDVKKELTVQSSDPGGVEEEGQVKFTDDTSSGGGAQKEGTGTPDRSAVVGSSGSPGSPEDPPVGRGGEVQEEGEVNSEAGKGVADGEPAPSEGDTARASGSSAHADGVEEGVAQDDADDAQGTSAAAPSAPPETEDVSVSAPLPNASPSGDTHAAPQTEGPGSRATSEDPSPGARKAVESGSLEHDALAPAGALGDAHAESQGEKGGGGDKDKSKEDCTLS from the exons ACAAATGGTTACGATGGAGAACTGTATGGATCACAGTCCCTGAACAGAAGAGCTGGCAGG AATTCCAGCTACAGCGGTGACAGCAGATCATCCACTTTGTCATCGTCCAGAGAGGAGAAGCTG CCCTCCTGTCTGTACAGCGCTGCCGGGCCCACGGGGAGTTACCGG GTGTCTGTGTTTGATGACAGCAGCCTCGCTGGGGCCCGGCGGGGGAGTGCCTACCTTTCCCACGCT CCCTCGGAGCACAGCAGCCACCTCAACTCCAGCTCCCGCGCCTCTTCCAGAGCCAGCTCGGCGCGGGCCAGCCCAGTG GTTGAGGAGAGACCGGAAAAGGACTTCACAGAGAAG GGGTCCCGTAACCTGCCCGGCCTGTCTGCAGCCACCCTGGCCTCGCTGGGCGGCACCTCCTCTCGGAGGGGAAGCGGGGACACCTCCATCTCCATCGACACCGAGGCTTCGATTAGGGAGATCAAG GAACTCAATGAGATAAAGGACCAGATTCAGGATGTGGAAGGCAAATACATGCAGGGGCTGAGAGAGCTGAAG GACTCCCTAGCGGAAGTCGAGGAGAAGTACAAGAAGGCCATGGTCTCCAACGCCCAGCTAGACAATGAAAAGACGAACTACATGTACCAGGTCGACACCCTGAAGGACACGTTGTTGGAGCTGGAGGAGCAGCTGGCTGAATCCCGGCGGCAGTACGAGGAGAAGAGCAAG GATTTTGAGCGGGAGAAGCACGCCCACGGCTTGCTGCGGTTCCAGTTTGCCGAGGTCAGAGCCGCCCTGCAGCAGAGGGAGGAGATGCTGGAG GAAATCCGACAGCTGCAGCAGAAACAGGCGAGTTGTATCAGGGAGATTTCTGACCTTCAGGAGACCATAGAGTGGAAAGACAAAAAGATAGGG GCCCTAGAGAGGCAGAAGGAGTTCTTTGACTCCATCAGGAGCGAGCGGGATGACCTTAGAGAAGAAGTGGTCATGCTGAAAGAGGAGTTAAAG AAACACGGGATAATCCTCAATTCAGAAATAGCTACCAACGGCGAGATGTCAGACACCCTCAATAATGTCGGACACCAAGGTCCCACCAAGATGACGAAGGAAGAATTGAACGCTCTCAAGACAACCGGGGATGGGACCCTCG GAAAAGCCATCACTCAAGTGGAGGTGAAAAAGGAAGTGGTGGAGAAtgtgagggaaagagaaatcTTGCAGAACACTGAGCAGGAACCGCGCAAAGAGGACCCCGTAAAGGACTGTGCGGACACAGAGGTCTCGCCCCCGGGTGAAAATGCCGAGGACCAGAGAGCCTCTGAAGACAGCGCCCCCTCCCTAGCAACACTAGCCAGTGCGACGAAGGAGGAACACGTCCAGAGCCAGGGTCTGGCGAGCACGGCCTCCCTTGAGCAGACAGAGCAGGTTGGGTCCAGTGAGGGCGTCAGCGCCCCAGACGCTAGCACCGGGGCTTCCCTAGAGCAGTCCAAATGTTTCAGGGAACTAAGTAGGGGGACCCCGGGTCCTGTGACTGGGCCAGGCAGCGGGAATGCCTTGGAgatccagaaccaaagtgaaggATCTGTAGAAAACCAGGAACAAGAAAAGCAGGGTTTTAAAACCAGTCTGGGTGAGGTGAGCACAAGACCCCATCAGGAATCTGCTCCTTTGCAAACACCCGACGTGGAAGCGGTGAGCGGCTCCCCGGGCGCGGTGGTGGCGGCAGGGTTAAATGGCTTCGGGGAGCAAGAGGGTACAGTGGCCTCAAGTCCTCCAAGGGACAGCGATGACACAGTCAGTCATGATAAATGTGTGGCCGATGTCCCCAAAGAGTTGGACCCGAGTACGGGACGTGGTTTCGAGAAGGAGCTCACCAGCCAGGAGGCGGCCGAGCCCGGGGAGGTCCCGGTCCAGAGCACAGAAGTAGGGGAGGAGGacgatgaggaggaagaggaggggcggGGACTCAGGAAGGAGAAACCAGCCCAGACGGAAGTCGGGCCCGGTCCCTCTTCCCCGGCAGCCGAAAACAGTGCTCAGGAAGCCACAGGTCTGGCGGCGGCAGATGCCGAGGGCGAACCCCTAGAGGTACCAGAACCCCCTGAAGAAAAGGCCGACCAGCATGGAGAGGGACCGGCGTCCCCCCAGAAGAAGACAAAaaccaagaagaagaaaaacaagaagaagaagtcaCCCGCCCCCACAGAAGCCCTGAAGGACGTCAAGAAGGAGTTAACGGTTCAGAGCTCAGATCCAGGTGGTGTTGAGGAGGAAGGGCAGGTGAAATTCACCGACGACACATCGTCCGGCGGAGGGGCGCAAAAGGAGGGCACGGGAACTCCAGACCGGAGCGCGGTGGTGGGAAGCAGCGGCAGCCCCGGCTCTCCAGAAGACCCTCccgtggggcggggcggggaagTCCAAGAAGAGGGCGAGGTGAACAGCGAGGCGGGGAAAGGAGTAGCTGATGGCGAGCCGGCGCCGTCAGAGGGCGACACGGCTCGGGCATCGGGCAGCAGCGCCCATGCTGACGGAGTGGAGGAAGGAGTCGCACAAGACGATGCCGACGATGCCCAAGGCACCAGCGCCGCTGCGCCAAGCGCTCCTCCTGAGACTGAAGACGTGTCCGTCAGCGCCCCGCTCCCAAACGCAAGTCCCTCCGGGGACACCCACGCTGCCCCTCAGACAGAAGGTCCAGGGAGCCGTGCGACGTCGGAAGATCCAAGTCCGGGAGCCAGGAAGGCTGTCGAGAGCGGCAGTCTAGAACACGATGCCTTGGCACCCGCCGGGGCGCTGGGGGACGCCCATGCTGAGAgccaaggagagaaggggggcggCGGTGACAAGGACAAAAGCAAAGAGGACTGCACCCTGTCGTAG
- the LRRFIP1 gene encoding leucine-rich repeat flightless-interacting protein 1 isoform X13, whose product MDMGTQGAGRKRLPNRERLTAEDEALNQIAREAEARLAAKRAARAEAREIRMRELERQQKEIYQVQKKYYGLDTKWGDIEQWMASDEDERMSVGSRGSLRTNGYDGELYGSQSLNRRAGRPSCLYSAAGPTGSYRVSVFDDSSLAGARRGSAYLSHAPSEHSSHLNSSSRASSRASSARASPVVEERPEKDFTEKGSRNLPGLSAATLASLGGTSSRRGSGDTSISIDTEASIREIKELNEIKDQIQDVEGKYMQGLRELKDSLAEVEEKYKKAMVSNAQLDNEKTNYMYQVDTLKDTLLELEEQLAESRRQYEEKSKDFEREKHAHGLLRFQFAEVRAALQQREEMLEEIRQLQQKQASCIREISDLQETIEWKDKKIGALERQKEFFDSIRSERDDLREEVVMLKEELKKHGIILNSEIATNGEMSDTLNNVGHQGPTKMTKEELNALKTTGDGTLGKAITQVEVKKEVVENVREREILQNTEQEPRKEDPVKDCADTEVSPPGENAEDQRASEDSAPSLATLASATKEEHVQSQGLASTASLEQTEQVGSSEGVSAPDASTGASLEQSKCFRELSRGTPGPVTGPGSGNALEIQNQSEGSVENQEQEKQGFKTSLGEVSTRPHQESAPLQTPDVEAVSGSPGAVVAAGLNGFGEQEGTVASSPPRDSDDTVSHDKCVADVPKELDPSTGRGFEKELTSQEAAEPGEVPVQSTEVGEEDDEEEEEGRGLRKEKPAQTEVGPGPSSPAAENSAQEATGLAAADAEGEPLEVPEPPEEKADQHGEGPASPQKKTKTKKKKNKKKKSPAPTEALKDVKKELTVQSSDPGGVEEEGQVKFTDDTSSGGGAQKEGTGTPDRSAVVGSSGSPGSPEDPPVGRGGEVQEEGEVNSEAGKGVADGEPAPSEGDTARASGSSAHADGVEEGVAQDDADDAQGTSAAAPSAPPETEDVSVSAPLPNASPSGDTHAAPQTEGPGSRATSEDPSPGARKAVESGSLEHDALAPAGALGDAHAESQGEKGGGGDKDKSKEDCTLS is encoded by the exons ACAAATGGTTACGATGGAGAACTGTATGGATCACAGTCCCTGAACAGAAGAGCTGGCAGG CCCTCCTGTCTGTACAGCGCTGCCGGGCCCACGGGGAGTTACCGG GTGTCTGTGTTTGATGACAGCAGCCTCGCTGGGGCCCGGCGGGGGAGTGCCTACCTTTCCCACGCT CCCTCGGAGCACAGCAGCCACCTCAACTCCAGCTCCCGCGCCTCTTCCAGAGCCAGCTCGGCGCGGGCCAGCCCAGTG GTTGAGGAGAGACCGGAAAAGGACTTCACAGAGAAG GGGTCCCGTAACCTGCCCGGCCTGTCTGCAGCCACCCTGGCCTCGCTGGGCGGCACCTCCTCTCGGAGGGGAAGCGGGGACACCTCCATCTCCATCGACACCGAGGCTTCGATTAGGGAGATCAAG GAACTCAATGAGATAAAGGACCAGATTCAGGATGTGGAAGGCAAATACATGCAGGGGCTGAGAGAGCTGAAG GACTCCCTAGCGGAAGTCGAGGAGAAGTACAAGAAGGCCATGGTCTCCAACGCCCAGCTAGACAATGAAAAGACGAACTACATGTACCAGGTCGACACCCTGAAGGACACGTTGTTGGAGCTGGAGGAGCAGCTGGCTGAATCCCGGCGGCAGTACGAGGAGAAGAGCAAG GATTTTGAGCGGGAGAAGCACGCCCACGGCTTGCTGCGGTTCCAGTTTGCCGAGGTCAGAGCCGCCCTGCAGCAGAGGGAGGAGATGCTGGAG GAAATCCGACAGCTGCAGCAGAAACAGGCGAGTTGTATCAGGGAGATTTCTGACCTTCAGGAGACCATAGAGTGGAAAGACAAAAAGATAGGG GCCCTAGAGAGGCAGAAGGAGTTCTTTGACTCCATCAGGAGCGAGCGGGATGACCTTAGAGAAGAAGTGGTCATGCTGAAAGAGGAGTTAAAG AAACACGGGATAATCCTCAATTCAGAAATAGCTACCAACGGCGAGATGTCAGACACCCTCAATAATGTCGGACACCAAGGTCCCACCAAGATGACGAAGGAAGAATTGAACGCTCTCAAGACAACCGGGGATGGGACCCTCG GAAAAGCCATCACTCAAGTGGAGGTGAAAAAGGAAGTGGTGGAGAAtgtgagggaaagagaaatcTTGCAGAACACTGAGCAGGAACCGCGCAAAGAGGACCCCGTAAAGGACTGTGCGGACACAGAGGTCTCGCCCCCGGGTGAAAATGCCGAGGACCAGAGAGCCTCTGAAGACAGCGCCCCCTCCCTAGCAACACTAGCCAGTGCGACGAAGGAGGAACACGTCCAGAGCCAGGGTCTGGCGAGCACGGCCTCCCTTGAGCAGACAGAGCAGGTTGGGTCCAGTGAGGGCGTCAGCGCCCCAGACGCTAGCACCGGGGCTTCCCTAGAGCAGTCCAAATGTTTCAGGGAACTAAGTAGGGGGACCCCGGGTCCTGTGACTGGGCCAGGCAGCGGGAATGCCTTGGAgatccagaaccaaagtgaaggATCTGTAGAAAACCAGGAACAAGAAAAGCAGGGTTTTAAAACCAGTCTGGGTGAGGTGAGCACAAGACCCCATCAGGAATCTGCTCCTTTGCAAACACCCGACGTGGAAGCGGTGAGCGGCTCCCCGGGCGCGGTGGTGGCGGCAGGGTTAAATGGCTTCGGGGAGCAAGAGGGTACAGTGGCCTCAAGTCCTCCAAGGGACAGCGATGACACAGTCAGTCATGATAAATGTGTGGCCGATGTCCCCAAAGAGTTGGACCCGAGTACGGGACGTGGTTTCGAGAAGGAGCTCACCAGCCAGGAGGCGGCCGAGCCCGGGGAGGTCCCGGTCCAGAGCACAGAAGTAGGGGAGGAGGacgatgaggaggaagaggaggggcggGGACTCAGGAAGGAGAAACCAGCCCAGACGGAAGTCGGGCCCGGTCCCTCTTCCCCGGCAGCCGAAAACAGTGCTCAGGAAGCCACAGGTCTGGCGGCGGCAGATGCCGAGGGCGAACCCCTAGAGGTACCAGAACCCCCTGAAGAAAAGGCCGACCAGCATGGAGAGGGACCGGCGTCCCCCCAGAAGAAGACAAAaaccaagaagaagaaaaacaagaagaagaagtcaCCCGCCCCCACAGAAGCCCTGAAGGACGTCAAGAAGGAGTTAACGGTTCAGAGCTCAGATCCAGGTGGTGTTGAGGAGGAAGGGCAGGTGAAATTCACCGACGACACATCGTCCGGCGGAGGGGCGCAAAAGGAGGGCACGGGAACTCCAGACCGGAGCGCGGTGGTGGGAAGCAGCGGCAGCCCCGGCTCTCCAGAAGACCCTCccgtggggcggggcggggaagTCCAAGAAGAGGGCGAGGTGAACAGCGAGGCGGGGAAAGGAGTAGCTGATGGCGAGCCGGCGCCGTCAGAGGGCGACACGGCTCGGGCATCGGGCAGCAGCGCCCATGCTGACGGAGTGGAGGAAGGAGTCGCACAAGACGATGCCGACGATGCCCAAGGCACCAGCGCCGCTGCGCCAAGCGCTCCTCCTGAGACTGAAGACGTGTCCGTCAGCGCCCCGCTCCCAAACGCAAGTCCCTCCGGGGACACCCACGCTGCCCCTCAGACAGAAGGTCCAGGGAGCCGTGCGACGTCGGAAGATCCAAGTCCGGGAGCCAGGAAGGCTGTCGAGAGCGGCAGTCTAGAACACGATGCCTTGGCACCCGCCGGGGCGCTGGGGGACGCCCATGCTGAGAgccaaggagagaaggggggcggCGGTGACAAGGACAAAAGCAAAGAGGACTGCACCCTGTCGTAG